GCATGTGTTCATTCTTGCCATTTTCTCTGCATAATTTTGGTATTCTTTGTCGAAATTGTATTCTTGCAGGCAGAGAAGGTTTTCAACCAGGATTTGTACTTTAAGAAAACTGTAAAATATGTTGGGGAGCCCATGTCGCACTTGGAGTCCATTGCTTCCTCTGCTGTATGTCCTTTTATTCCCTTTTTCATTCTGAACGAAGTTTTCACTAGTCTATAAATGAAAGTTCTTTcacctttatatatatttagttatgtaacttaaatttctagaaaatattcaCTCTTGTAAAGTCATTTTTGTTTGTCTATTGTATAGGTACGTGCTGCTATTAAAGTAAAGGCCTCTGTCATTATTGTGTTCACTTCTTCAGGAAGGACTGCAAGGTACTGTTACAGGAATATATGCAAACTACAGACCTACTCTCCATCCTTTACGGACATGGATAGTTATTGCATTGCATTCTTCATTGATTCTAGGATGTCTCTCATGAGTCATGATATCGTATGTGATGCAGATTGATTGCCAAGTACAGGCCTACCATGCCGGTATTATCTGTCGTCATCCCTCGGCTCAAAACAAACCAGCTTCGCTGGAGTTTCACTGGTGCTTTTGAAGTAAGTGCTTTGCCTTTTCTATTCCCCTACCTTTTCATTCCTTAATATggtttattatttaaaagttgCATTCAGGCCTGGTAACAATATGATCTGACTTCACCTTGAATCCAAAATATCATAGCTGATCGACTTAGGATTGCAGAGCCAAATAGAGAATACCGTAGCACCTTGTGTGGAACAGAATGTCATATTCATTAAAAGGAAATAAAGCTGAACAGGATACGTTATCATTTATCCAGCTTTGCATGCCTGAGATATTGTTCTAATGCCTATCTGGTTAACTTGGGTCCATATAATTGATTCTTCCTCGTGTCCTTGGAATTTGCTCAAAACTTAGGAAGACATTGTTCTCCTCCTACTGGAATGGTTTACCATAATCACATGATGGGCCATTACTAGGAGAGATGATGAAGTCTTGGGCCTGTGCCAACATAGTTGCAAGTTCAAGTTTTGGGGGCAGGCACTTTATATGACAAGCCTGAGGGTTAGGGACTTAGGGCTGGCTCTTTTTAGGAGCTCATTTTGGTGGGACCATAACTTGGTAACCCTCTTGTTTAAGTATATCTATAGAAGCGTTTTGTGTGTGGTAGTCATCGGTGTATTGGTTTACCACTGTAATCTCATGTTCTTTTGATGCTTATTACTTCATTGTTGTTTTACTAATTGTCTTTAACAGAATGACTATTGATGGGAAAATATTTAATGCACAGGCAAGGCAATCCCTCATTGTTAGAGGCCTCTTTCCCATGCTTGCTGATCCTCGTCATCCTGTAagtcatttcttcttttcataaGCATTCACATGTGTAAATATGGACCCATAGGCACATAGTCACACATGCACAAAAGATAAAAGGAAACTTCGCTTATTCACAGAAAGGTATAGATGCATCACATCGGAGGCCTTAATTGATGCTTCTAAGGTTACTAAAACTGTTGGAATTTAATATCATGGATGGACAAACTGATCCTCACTGGGGATGCTGATCCTTTACGTCATAATGGCACAGCCCTTTTACCTATTTCTTGTCCTTCCAGTAGAACAGGGTGACGCTTGTTTGACCACTATCTTGGTTGAGTTTCCTTCTAACTATTCTATTATATGCCTTTAAACTAAAGAATGCATTGATGCTTATAGTTGTAACCTGATATGGACAAACGTGTTATGGACTTCATCGCTGCAATGTAATGTAATTTTGGCTAGAAATAACAGGTAATTGCAAAGTAGTAATAAACGTGCTTGCACCAGCTAAGAATGGGTTACGGTGCTCGGTTCAATGTTCAAGTCGAGATTAATAATTTTGTTGCTTGTACGCGTAAGTCTGTTCCAATCAGTGTTCtcatttaagattttttttttttttttttttttttttttctggggtTGTGCAGGCCGAGTCTACGAGTGCAACCAATGAATCAGTTCTGAAGGTTGCTCTTGATCATGGTAAGGAATCTGGGGTGATTAAGTCACATGACCGTGTTGTTGTCTGCCAGAAGGTTGGGGATGCTTCTGTGGTGAAGATTATCGAGTTAGAGGACTGATTAGGTGCTATACATGATTAGAGTTGTATCTTCAAGATCTGGAATACGCTCCACGCAGCATCGAAGCTCATTTTGCtcctaaatatttaatatttattatttatttagtgcCGTGCTGATGGATGGTTTGCTCAAAGTTGGAGCTGTGGTATTATAGACAACTGCTCACAAATTTTGTGACTGGCTGATGATTTTTGCCATATTAAAGTTTTCTGGTTCTGTTTACCCCGATGATAGCATAATTAGGCTGCAAATAGTTCCATCTCGatcttaaattttcttttatttgcttaACTAAACattattttgttataaaaataaagcTGTGGTAGTGAGGATGAAGTGACTACCCAGTCTACCTCTGAACTTCTATTTTTTGATGGAATACCTCTGAACTTCTTTTGAGCTGTGGCTATCATCTTTAATTAGTCGTCTTTCCATTGATTGCCCCCGGCGaactattttgatattttcaagaAGGGAAAATCACGCATGTCCATATCAACAAGGTTAAACTGTTTGTTACTAAATGTCAGTATTTTGGAGCTGCTTGGTTggatttaattataaatataatacataattaaaagtatatataattaaaaatgcagtaattataattatctacaatttattttgttgaatgTAGTAAAGAAtgctaaaattatatataatttgtttgagTACGTGCGGTTGAGAAGtgtatttataaaaagaaaaaacttcaaataccatcttgtggtttcacactttctcactttagtattctgtggcttaaaatgtatcaatttaataccctgtgattttatttttattttatattatcgattttactaaattttttattaaatcaatgacaaacttaaaactaaagggtactaaagtaaatattcgataaacgtaGGTGGGgtgtctgaaatttttttgtatataatttaacaaaatattaacgaaaaaactgataaaaagataaaaatgaaacaacagaatactaacttgatacactttaaaccatatggtactaaagtgagaaagtgtgaagcCACAGGGGtactatttgaagtttacccttataaaaatttggtgaaattatgtcaaatttatctgaattacgAATCATCTTGAATTAGTTATCtaacctttttaaaatttttattttattattcaacattctcaatttatttgatttggccAAGCCAAcggtattttgattttaaaatataactaaattatttactttaataaatttattattgctGAAATTGTATGAAGtatatttatcaaatttgtataaataaacgatgcatttaaatttgaaatcggCGTATTGttgattaattcaaattaaataaattgtaggattgaataataaaatttaaaatttgacagaTCGCACAACAAACACCAAATGCTCCATAATTTAGATAAGTTTAGTAGATTTTTACCGAAAATGAAATAGTCATCTGTGGTATAACATATCTACAATTTACTGCCATGTGGTTCAAACCACAGTATTTTACTCTCCGGCTTAAGGCTTTCGTAAATAACGAcgacaattttaaaaaataataaaatattatattttatataatataggaTGACAAAGTTGTAAATACAATGCCATAGCTTGTGTAGCACTCGATTAATTTCTGCATATTAGAATTCTATAGATAGCTTTGTGAAGTTTTAtacaaaaagataaaacaacatattaaaaattttggagTTCTTCTCAACATAATTTACCATTTGAACTTTAAAATGCTAAACTTTACATTTAAATAATTTGGTTGGAATTAATCATAAAATTGTTAGTTCCATTAATTTGGTTAGATGTTGGCTAGTTACATGGTGAAAGAATAAGTGAGATGACCGCTTTTGTCAGTTCATGAGTTTAGCTAGCAgctattttttagtttttgatgttgatttttttttttttttgagagaaaagtagtttttgatgttgaatttttttttttttttttgagagaaaagtagcacgctatctgctttctttattttatttagaaataaatttagctaaaaatgtgaagcaactaaaatttgaacttggaacctcgaataccaaccaccaagcttttagccacttgcactaggatgttgaatataaattaggaaaataaacataaaatttatttaaactatgGACTACTTAAATTTGGCTATTGAAACTTTCACATTTTAATATTATCATCCAATCTTTtaacttatttgatttgaaacAATCAATAATACtataactaaaaaatttaaactaattacttgctttaataaaattataattataaaaattatataaaatatactaactaaatacgCAAAGATAGAtagtatattcaaattttaaaattaaaaatatcattaattaatttaaatcaaagcaattgaaagattagatagtaaagttaaaattttaaaatgtttgatAGTCAAAATCAAATTGTCCATGGTGAGGCTCAATTCCATAAGTTTTCGTTTTTAcctataaattataatacttcTATAATTCAGATGGCAAATTGCAAACAtgataaagtttaaataaaGAGGAGAGAACAAAAGTCAAGACAAAGAAAATGAAGGGGCTGCTAGGTATTATACCAGGATGGCAATATGCTGGTGAATGATCTAGCACATAATTTATAGAAACcaatcaaactttttttttttttttttttgacatgagCAAGAAATTAATTGTGTTTTGCAGTACTTATTAATTTGGTCTTCAGTAAGGAGTAGAATTAGTgatttttctatcttttttcttctttgcttttatttgtttttttaattttgattaccTTCAATATTTTTTGAGACCGCATTACCTCAACCTTTGCAATCAAATTCatttgctaaataaataaaacggtcAAATTCATTTGCTAAATGAATAAAACGGATAGCGTGTTAccttgtttttaaaaaaaatatttcaacttCACTATCCAAAGACAGtaactaggctgaaatactatcaatagcaccaagttgttggtgctattagttttttagtccttgtattgaaaaatataaggtTAGAATAATATAGGCCTCCaagagttgagtgagtggttggttgaattgcataatctaacggataaaaataatcaaagagatcaatctaacggcagaaaacttaatagcatcaagtgcttgatgctatcgatagcatagcagccggactcctaggctgcgtttggttggagggaTATCCCAGAACAAGGCGGGATATCCCTCCAAACAAAATGTATTTTGGAACAACCGGGTTGTTCccggaacaacccgttaagccgGGAACAACCCGGTAAACTTGTTCTCCCTAAAAGGGAGAACAAGCCGGAACAAGagtttgggcttttttttttcttttttttttttttctggccttttaattttttatactttattttaattaatttcaaataaattaaatgaatgctcaaatttaataaataaatataaataaatatattagtataaatattattttaattagtataaatattttttttatgataatatattatacttaaattttattatataatataaattaattaaatttgatatatattatattttattaagttttattatttatatattaatatttaattattttattttatattaattattatatacataaaatctttttttcatatattatatatatattttaatttgtattgaaatttatacttaaatttttatgataatatatttatacttaaattttattatataatataaattaattaaatttgatatattttttattttattaaactctatcatttatactttaatatttaattatatatattttttttatttgtattgaaatttatactaattattaattaaaaatatagggatattgttagtattatactttattcattaatatattatgaataaattatataaaataaattattacataaaataaattattatatataataaaataaaatatattattttaaattagattcttacataaaatattatattataaattactatatgaaataattttataaataattttatataaaatatactaatataaattaattattttatttttcaaaatatatttagacgttgttctagactttttatccaaacgttGTTAAGaatatcctctagaatatcctcgaatgcatccaaacacaaatttacaattgttctattTTGTACCGAAATATTCTCTGTTCTCGGAAATAACAAAAATTGTTcttcaaaatttagttctccaaccaaacgcagccctAAAGACAGACTTCTTTTCCCAGTGATGTtgttattatcattattttttttaacactacaaatctaaaaaatattacCTAAATCCTAAAATTGAGGATGGTAAGATTACCAACTTCAGACTTACTAGCGCTGCGAGGCTCTGGTTTCCCTAATAATACAAGCGCACACAAAGAAGCTGCGAGGCTGGTTTCGTTTGTTTGGCTGCTTGCATGGTTGAGGTTGTTGATTTTGGTGAGGAATTGCAGTCACTGCATTGGCTTGCTGACTCCTCTACTCTTGCTGTTTGTGGTGGTTGAGGAAGTGATGGTGGTCGGTGGAGGAGGCGGCCGCAGCATGGCCTCCGGCCGCGTCGCTGGCGGTGGTGGAGAGTAGTTCGAGCTCCTTCTGGCGGAGGAGGAGTAGCATGCGGTCGTTGTCGAGGCGGAGGCGGTCGTTGTCGAGCTTCATGCGCTCCATCTCGTGCTCCTTGTTGGTGCTGAAGCGCAGCCACTTGAAGCGCTGCCGCTCCAGCTGGAACGCCCGGCACTGATACCCCACCCGCTGCTCCTCCAGCTCCGCCGCTCTCCTCCTCACCCACTGCATCATCGCCCCCCCTCCTccttccccggccgccgccgccgccgccgccatgccCATCAGCTCGCTCCGCAGCTCCTGAAGCCGGGCGGACGCCGTCGTCGACGACTGCAGCGACAGCGACAGCCGGGGCGTTCTCTTCTGCCTCTTCGATGCCGTCACGACTGCCTTCATGTCCTCGACGTCCCCGCCGCGGTCCTCCTCGTTCCTGTCGTCCTCCAGCGGGTCGTCGTCCGCCAGCcggtcgtcgtcgtcctcctcctcctcatcctcctcctcctcctcctcgttaTTGCTCCTATCCTCGTCGGCGTCGTTGtcctcgccctcgtcctcgtcctcgtcctcctcggCGGGCTGATGATGGCGACCATCGTTCGCTCCCGCGGCGGCGGCCTTGCCGATCGCCTCCTCCTCTCGGCTTGCGCCGGGGCCGGCCGGGTGGTGGAAGCAGCTGGTCTGCCGATCCGACAGCTGCGGAAGGCTAGGCATCCGGGACGGCTGCGCTGCTGGTGCCGCTGGCGGACCGGCTGCGCAGGAGGGGTTCGCGCTTCCGGCGTTGTGATAGGCGCACATCTCCGGGAAGAAGAGGTGCTTGGAGCTGAGGAGCTTGCGGGCCTCCTCCCTGGCCTTTGCGGGGAGGTGGTCCATGGTGTCGAGGAGGGACGGATTCTCCACCACCCGGCACGCCGTCCCCTTCCCCAGAAGATCGATCACCCTCTTGTACCTCTTGTTCAGGTCGTTGAACTTGTCCTCGCACTGCTGCGGCGACACGCAGAACCCCTTCTCCATCATCGCCCTCGACACCGACTTCCATTTCCCCTTCttctgttgctgctgctgctgcgacgCCGAGGCCGAGGCCGAGGCCGCACCGCCTCCTCTGGTGTTCGCTCCcctggaggaggaggacgaggaggcggGGGGCGGTAATTGGATATTATTGTGGTCGCCgccttcccctcctcctccgtcgtCCCCGACGCTGTACACGACCGAGATGAGGAGGCGGACCATGCTATCGGTCCACTTCATCCTCGTCCAGGGGCACGGCGATTGGGACGTCAGCGACGCGCCCCCCCGCTTCGCCGCCCCATGATCGCCAGCACCGCCGCCCTCTCGAAACTCGGGCTCGCCCTCCGGGGAGTGCTGAGCCTGCTGCTGTCTCCCCCGGACGCCGTAGCTCGCGTAGGAGGATTGTCTCAAGGAGGAATGATGTCCAGCTAGCTGCTGGTTTTGGGGCTGCTGGAAGGGCGACAcgtactgctgctgctgctgctgctgctgagggTGTGCGTTTAGTAGGGGCATCTCCAGCCCCAGCATTCCTGCTGCCCCTCCTATGCTCCTCGGGAGCATCCCTCCACCGCCCATGCCGTGATGATCACCTCCTGCCTCCATGGGCTTTCAATTAagcaaccaaccaaccaaccaaccggTAGTTCACTCGCTCGTTCCTCCGTTTGATTAAGCACGCGTGCGCCGTCCAAAAAAGCTCGATTCTTATGCTTCTTCGGCATATCACCGCTTCCTTTCTTCGTCCTTTGTCAGCAGAGTAACGATTATA
This DNA window, taken from Ananas comosus cultivar F153 linkage group 21, ASM154086v1, whole genome shotgun sequence, encodes the following:
- the LOC109726133 gene encoding ankyrin repeat and KH domain-containing protein mask-like gives rise to the protein MEAGGDHHGMGGGGMLPRSIGGAAGMLGLEMPLLNAHPQQQQQQQQYVSPFQQPQNQQLAGHHSSLRQSSYASYGVRGRQQQAQHSPEGEPEFREGGGAGDHGAAKRGGASLTSQSPCPWTRMKWTDSMVRLLISVVYSVGDDGGGGEGGDHNNIQLPPPASSSSSSRGANTRGGGAASASASASQQQQQQKKGKWKSVSRAMMEKGFCVSPQQCEDKFNDLNKRYKRVIDLLGKGTACRVVENPSLLDTMDHLPAKAREEARKLLSSKHLFFPEMCAYHNAGSANPSCAAGPPAAPAAQPSRMPSLPQLSDRQTSCFHHPAGPGASREEEAIGKAAAAGANDGRHHQPAEEDEDEDEGEDNDADEDRSNNEEEEEEDEEEEDDDDRLADDDPLEDDRNEEDRGGDVEDMKAVVTASKRQKRTPRLSLSLQSSTTASARLQELRSELMGMAAAAAAAGEGGGGAMMQWVRRRAAELEEQRVGYQCRAFQLERQRFKWLRFSTNKEHEMERMKLDNDRLRLDNDRMLLLLRQKELELLSTTASDAAGGHAAAASSTDHHHFLNHHKQQE